A stretch of Endozoicomonas sp. SCSIO W0465 DNA encodes these proteins:
- a CDS encoding restriction endonuclease subunit S, protein MAADFFDTTIGEQITLQRGFDITKKQQQPGDVPVVSSGGISSFHNESKVQAPGVVLGRKGSLGTVFYLDEDYWPHDTTLWVKDFKGNNPRFVYYFFRNMAEALKKMDVGAANPALNRNHVHLLPTKWPKRKIQDHIDDLISVLDNKIQLNRQTNQTLEAMAQALFKSWFVDFDPVIDNALAAGHEIPPELQARAEARKSLQARAEQRKASLSGDSPEQESGDILPESIRQLFPNRFVLDAQMGWIPEGWEYVPFGKVAQCFDKHRVPLSKREREEKQPGNIPYYGATSVNDYINEWIFDDIFLLIGEDGSVMKEDGSPFVQYIWGKAWVNNHAHVLQGVNGVSTEHLMLFMQAQNITAYVTGAVQMKINQKNMNSIAFLKAGDEINKCFADFIRPFYESYRSYSEANDSLTKLRDTLLPKLISGELRLPESTSAAPQQETAAA, encoded by the coding sequence ATGGCAGCTGATTTTTTCGATACAACCATCGGTGAACAAATAACCCTCCAGCGTGGATTCGACATCACTAAAAAACAACAACAACCAGGAGATGTGCCTGTTGTCTCTTCTGGTGGCATATCCAGCTTTCATAATGAGTCAAAAGTCCAAGCTCCTGGCGTTGTTCTGGGTCGAAAAGGAAGCCTTGGCACTGTCTTTTATCTTGATGAAGACTACTGGCCGCATGATACGACTCTTTGGGTAAAGGATTTCAAAGGAAATAACCCAAGATTCGTTTATTATTTCTTCAGAAATATGGCAGAAGCTCTGAAGAAAATGGATGTTGGTGCTGCAAACCCTGCTCTTAACCGAAATCATGTTCATTTATTGCCTACAAAGTGGCCAAAGCGAAAAATTCAAGATCATATTGATGATTTAATTTCTGTTCTTGACAACAAAATCCAACTCAACCGCCAAACCAACCAAACCCTCGAAGCCATGGCGCAAGCCCTGTTTAAAAGCTGGTTTGTGGATTTTGATCCGGTGATCGATAACGCACTGGCGGCGGGGCATGAGATTCCCCCCGAGCTGCAAGCCCGGGCAGAAGCCAGAAAGTCTTTGCAGGCTCGTGCTGAACAGCGCAAAGCCTCCCTTTCGGGCGACAGCCCGGAACAAGAGAGCGGTGACATTTTACCGGAGTCTATCCGTCAGCTATTCCCCAACCGCTTTGTGCTGGATGCCCAGATGGGGTGGATTCCGGAGGGGTGGGAGTATGTCCCATTTGGTAAAGTAGCTCAGTGTTTTGATAAACACAGAGTACCGCTCTCAAAGAGAGAGCGAGAAGAAAAGCAACCTGGAAATATCCCTTATTACGGTGCAACATCCGTTAATGATTACATTAACGAATGGATTTTTGATGATATTTTTTTGCTCATTGGAGAAGATGGCTCGGTCATGAAAGAGGACGGAAGTCCATTCGTTCAATATATCTGGGGTAAAGCATGGGTCAATAATCATGCCCATGTATTACAAGGAGTGAATGGAGTCTCGACTGAGCATCTAATGCTCTTTATGCAAGCCCAAAACATTACTGCTTATGTTACCGGTGCTGTGCAGATGAAGATTAACCAGAAAAATATGAATAGTATCGCTTTCTTGAAGGCTGGTGATGAAATTAACAAATGCTTTGCAGACTTTATCAGACCTTTTTATGAGAGCTACCGGTCCTATAGTGAGGCGAACGATTCTTTAACCAAACTCCGAGACACCCTACTCCCCAAACTCATCTCCGGCGAACTACGCCTGCCAGAAAGCACCAGCGCAGCCCCCCAACAGGAGACAGCAGCCGCCTGA
- a CDS encoding N-6 DNA methylase produces MQHAKQNDIAIKIDSALHDIEKNNPSLAGALPDNYFSRLGLDASKLSALIDTINNIDTIANECHMTEQDVVGRVYEYFLGRYAATEGKGGGEFYTPKCVVTLIAEMIEPYKGKIYDPCCGSGGMFVQSVKFVDSHKGNRKDISIYGQEYTSTTYKLAKMNLAIRGISANFGDVPANTFFKDQHPDLKADFIMANPPFNQKQWRQENELSDDPRWDGYETPPTGNANYAWIMHMISKLSDNGTAGFVLANGSMSSNTSGEGAIRRKMIENDLVDCMIALPGQLFYTTQIPVCLWFLTKNKSATYSKDGEQLHKGREGETLFIDARQMGSMVSRTTKELTTDDIAEIARTYHAFRGATAMDGGRIGNAGAFSDQELEYKDIPGFCKAANIEEIAANDFVLTPGRYVGTAELEDDGVLFETKMQELSQTLYQQMQDAEKLDAVIRRNLKVLGYGS; encoded by the coding sequence TTGCAACACGCCAAGCAGAACGATATCGCCATCAAGATTGATTCGGCGCTGCACGATATTGAGAAGAACAACCCGTCCCTGGCCGGTGCCTTGCCGGATAACTATTTCTCCCGCCTGGGGCTGGATGCCTCCAAGCTGTCGGCGCTGATTGATACCATCAACAATATCGACACCATCGCCAACGAATGCCATATGACCGAGCAGGATGTGGTGGGCCGGGTGTATGAGTACTTCCTTGGTCGATATGCGGCCACGGAGGGCAAAGGCGGTGGTGAGTTCTATACGCCCAAGTGTGTGGTAACGCTGATTGCCGAGATGATTGAGCCCTACAAGGGCAAAATCTACGACCCCTGTTGTGGTTCTGGCGGTATGTTTGTGCAGTCCGTCAAGTTTGTGGACAGCCATAAGGGCAACCGTAAAGACATCTCCATCTACGGGCAGGAATACACCAGCACCACCTACAAGCTGGCCAAGATGAACCTGGCCATCCGGGGCATCTCGGCCAACTTTGGCGATGTGCCCGCCAACACCTTTTTTAAGGATCAGCACCCGGACCTGAAGGCCGACTTTATTATGGCCAACCCGCCCTTTAACCAGAAACAGTGGCGGCAGGAAAACGAACTCTCCGATGACCCACGTTGGGATGGTTACGAAACCCCGCCCACCGGCAACGCCAACTACGCCTGGATTATGCATATGATCAGCAAGCTGTCGGATAACGGCACTGCCGGTTTTGTGCTGGCCAACGGTTCCATGAGTTCCAATACCAGTGGTGAAGGGGCCATTCGTCGCAAGATGATCGAGAACGATCTGGTGGATTGCATGATCGCTCTGCCGGGGCAGCTGTTTTATACGACGCAGATTCCGGTCTGTCTCTGGTTCCTGACCAAGAATAAGTCTGCGACTTATTCTAAGGATGGTGAGCAGCTGCATAAGGGGCGTGAAGGGGAAACGCTGTTTATTGATGCCCGTCAGATGGGCTCTATGGTAAGCCGTACCACCAAAGAACTGACCACCGACGATATTGCCGAGATTGCCCGTACTTATCATGCCTTTCGTGGTGCGACCGCCATGGATGGCGGAAGGATCGGAAATGCAGGAGCATTTTCCGATCAGGAACTTGAATATAAAGACATACCTGGCTTCTGCAAAGCAGCCAATATCGAAGAGATTGCTGCTAACGACTTTGTGCTGACTCCGGGGCGTTATGTGGGCACTGCCGAGCTGGAAGACGACGGTGTACTGTTTGAAACCAAAATGCAGGAGTTGAGCCAGACCCTTTATCAGCAGATGCAGGATGCGGAAAAACTAGATGCTGTTATTCGTCGGAATCTGAAGGTGTTGGGTTATGGCAGCTGA
- a CDS encoding IS66 family transposase yields the protein MIPELPATMSAEILLKENAELRMRVACLEERCRELEEKVGKNSQNSSKPPSSDGYQKPCKNSNSPDHSDDLSADKGTDPSDEKPNPKSLRQSSGNKAGGKKGHQGTCLKQVDIPDYIEYLPVKECNKCQASLLDSEPVKYIERQVFEPGRPGEFEVTAHRAEVKICTCGCRNQAEFPEGVTAAAQYGSATQAMAVYLNQYHFLPFFKRVSEYFNTLYKMSVSAGTVANFVARTYENLASTEEVIRDALRESSVAGADETGMRAEGSLHWLHVMRDEQWTLYYLSEKRGREAMDTMGILLTFAGVLVHDHWKSYFAYAATHVLCNAHHLRELLGVVDRDSNQLALRLMKLLRLSWHYCKGFKTIGMLQMPSVVCERIEKIYDRLLQRALMKEVVYMEKQREELKRKKVKNTKAYNLFKRLTEFKAETLRFMSDFTIPFDNNGSERDVRMAKLKQKISGCFRSADGGSMFARIRSYLSSARKQGMDIYQSLHRAVRNYCNMPLLSAE from the coding sequence ATGATTCCAGAACTACCCGCAACTATGTCGGCTGAGATTCTCTTGAAAGAGAATGCAGAGCTGCGGATGAGAGTTGCCTGTCTGGAAGAGCGATGTCGAGAATTGGAAGAAAAGGTTGGCAAGAACAGTCAAAACAGCAGCAAGCCGCCATCGTCTGATGGTTATCAAAAACCTTGTAAAAACAGTAATTCTCCAGATCATTCTGACGACCTTTCCGCAGATAAAGGTACCGATCCATCGGATGAAAAACCCAATCCTAAAAGTCTGAGACAGTCTTCTGGTAATAAAGCCGGTGGAAAGAAAGGGCATCAGGGCACTTGTCTTAAACAGGTCGATATCCCTGACTATATTGAGTACCTTCCGGTTAAAGAATGCAATAAATGTCAGGCGTCTCTTCTTGATAGTGAGCCGGTCAAATATATTGAACGACAGGTGTTTGAACCAGGGAGACCGGGTGAATTTGAAGTAACGGCCCATAGAGCTGAAGTAAAAATCTGCACTTGTGGTTGTCGGAATCAGGCTGAATTCCCGGAAGGTGTTACCGCTGCCGCACAATATGGCTCAGCCACACAGGCTATGGCCGTCTATCTTAACCAATACCATTTCCTGCCTTTTTTTAAGCGCGTGTCAGAGTATTTTAATACTCTCTATAAAATGAGTGTAAGTGCAGGCACTGTCGCCAATTTTGTGGCCAGAACCTATGAAAATCTGGCTTCTACTGAAGAGGTTATTCGTGACGCCTTGCGGGAATCGTCTGTTGCCGGAGCCGATGAAACGGGTATGCGGGCCGAGGGCTCTTTGCACTGGCTACACGTTATGCGGGATGAACAATGGACGCTCTACTACTTGTCTGAAAAGCGAGGTCGTGAGGCCATGGACACGATGGGCATACTGCTAACATTTGCAGGCGTTCTGGTTCATGATCATTGGAAATCCTATTTTGCATATGCGGCAACTCACGTACTTTGCAATGCCCATCACCTGAGGGAGCTTTTGGGTGTTGTTGATAGGGACAGCAATCAACTGGCGTTGCGATTGATGAAGCTACTGAGGCTTTCCTGGCATTACTGCAAGGGCTTTAAGACCATAGGTATGCTACAGATGCCAAGTGTTGTCTGTGAACGAATCGAGAAGATTTATGACCGGTTGCTTCAGCGGGCTCTAATGAAAGAAGTCGTCTATATGGAGAAGCAACGAGAGGAGCTTAAGCGCAAGAAAGTCAAGAATACTAAAGCTTACAATCTCTTCAAACGACTCACTGAGTTCAAGGCTGAGACACTGCGCTTCATGTCAGATTTTACCATTCCCTTCGATAACAATGGCAGTGAGCGGGATGTTCGAATGGCCAAGTTAAAGCAGAAAATCTCAGGCTGCTTCAGGAGTGCAGACGGTGGTTCTATGTTTGCACGGATTCGCAGCTATTTGTCGTCTGCCAGAAAACAGGGAATGGACATATATCAATCACTTCATAGAGCTGTTCGGAATTACTGTAATATGCCTTTGCTCAGTGCTGAATAG
- a CDS encoding type I restriction-modification system subunit M N-terminal domain-containing protein, producing MATSPKTKPAAKASKKGFEETLWDSANKLRGSVESSEYKHIVLSLIFLKFISDKFEVQKAKIAEQYGADFVDMVDFYTQDNVFYLPEESRWSYGNCSAPPHKSGIF from the coding sequence ATGGCCACCTCTCCAAAAACGAAGCCCGCAGCCAAAGCCTCAAAAAAAGGCTTTGAAGAAACCCTCTGGGACTCCGCCAACAAGCTGCGTGGCAGCGTTGAATCCTCGGAGTACAAGCACATTGTCTTGAGTCTGATCTTCCTGAAATTCATCAGCGACAAGTTTGAAGTGCAGAAGGCGAAAATAGCGGAGCAGTACGGCGCTGATTTTGTGGATATGGTGGATTTCTACACCCAGGACAACGTCTTTTATCTGCCAGAAGAAAGTCGCTGGTCCTATGGTAACTGTTCAGCACCCCCACATAAATCTGGAATTTTCTGA
- a CDS encoding DmsC/YnfH family molybdoenzyme membrane anchor subunit, whose amino-acid sequence MQELSLVFFTVLAQGTVGLFLVLACLLMANSETNRQQLLNKLLMVVLVLLGIAGAAAMTHLGQPLHAINVIFGLQHLSALSVEIMTTALFGGAVFTYVAMVHFGILAKLQKLVLAGAMGLGVLLLLAIANVYTLATVPAWNSGWTIFQFVMTAFVVGIPAAALMLRSQSATLGAFQKAYQERVDRALATLGFITLGLVLVCYPLYLFWLGQVDLPANPLGLFDYHGSLMLARLGLLFAGLGIWVIAATRGNNSAVGLAAVSTVLVLTAELCGRIFFYDLHLLPM is encoded by the coding sequence ATGCAAGAGTTGTCACTGGTATTTTTTACGGTTCTGGCACAGGGAACCGTTGGCCTGTTCCTGGTACTGGCCTGCCTATTGATGGCGAACAGCGAAACCAATCGTCAGCAGTTGCTGAATAAACTGCTGATGGTGGTTCTGGTGCTGCTGGGTATCGCCGGCGCTGCAGCCATGACCCACCTGGGCCAGCCACTGCATGCCATAAACGTAATCTTTGGTCTGCAACACCTGTCTGCACTGAGTGTTGAGATCATGACCACTGCTCTGTTTGGTGGTGCGGTCTTCACCTATGTGGCCATGGTGCATTTCGGCATCCTGGCAAAGCTGCAGAAGCTGGTACTGGCGGGAGCCATGGGGTTGGGTGTTCTGTTACTGCTGGCCATTGCCAATGTTTACACCCTGGCTACGGTGCCCGCCTGGAACAGTGGCTGGACCATCTTCCAGTTTGTTATGACCGCTTTTGTGGTGGGTATCCCGGCGGCGGCACTGATGCTGAGAAGTCAGTCGGCCACTTTGGGTGCTTTCCAGAAAGCTTATCAGGAGAGAGTCGATCGTGCATTGGCCACCCTGGGCTTTATCACCCTGGGCCTGGTGCTGGTGTGTTACCCGCTGTACCTGTTCTGGCTGGGTCAGGTTGACCTGCCTGCCAACCCGCTGGGCCTGTTTGACTACCACGGTAGTTTGATGTTGGCTCGGCTTGGTCTGCTGTTTGCTGGTCTGGGTATCTGGGTGATTGCGGCTACCCGTGGCAATAACTCGGCGGTGGGTCTGGCAGCGGTTAGTACCGTACTGGTGCTGACGGCTGAGCTGTGTGGGCGTATCTTCTTCTACGACCTGCATCTGTTGCCAATGTGA
- a CDS encoding DMSO/selenate family reductase complex B subunit, translating into MQQLGFYVDTAKCTGCKTCQLSCKDENDLKVGVNWRRVYEYGGGSWFQNEDGTYAQDVFAYYTSISCNHCARPACTRACPTGAMHKRDQDGLVVVDANVCVGCRYCEMACPYGAPQFDAEKKVMTKCDGCFDRVEQGKQPICIESCPLRALDFGPIEELRAKYGTEADIAPLPDSSLTGPSLVMKASRHAKPSGDKTGRIMNTREV; encoded by the coding sequence ATGCAACAGTTGGGATTTTACGTCGACACGGCCAAGTGTACCGGCTGTAAAACCTGTCAACTGTCGTGCAAAGATGAAAATGACCTGAAAGTCGGCGTGAACTGGCGCCGGGTCTATGAATACGGCGGTGGTAGCTGGTTTCAGAATGAAGATGGTACCTACGCCCAGGACGTGTTTGCCTATTACACCTCCATCAGCTGTAACCACTGTGCCAGGCCAGCCTGTACCAGGGCCTGCCCAACCGGTGCCATGCACAAGCGTGACCAGGATGGCCTGGTGGTTGTGGACGCTAACGTCTGTGTTGGCTGCCGTTACTGTGAAATGGCCTGCCCGTACGGTGCACCGCAGTTTGATGCCGAGAAGAAAGTCATGACCAAGTGTGATGGCTGCTTCGACCGGGTTGAGCAGGGCAAGCAGCCGATCTGTATCGAATCCTGCCCGCTGCGTGCCCTGGATTTTGGTCCGATCGAAGAACTGCGTGCCAAATACGGAACAGAGGCGGATATTGCGCCACTGCCAGACTCTTCACTGACCGGACCTTCGCTGGTGATGAAGGCGAGCCGTCATGCCAAACCTTCCGGTGACAAGACCGGACGCATTATGAACACACGGGAGGTGTAA
- a CDS encoding DMSO/selenate family reductase complex A subunit codes for MKKLLDSALSSAIKRRTFMKWGTAAGSAAVVAGNVLPLKAMAADSVQAKASDEGSDEKVTWSACMVNCGSRCPVQVHTRDGVITHVESDNRGDDIYGDHQIRACLRGRSIKQRVYNPDRLKYPMKRVGKRGEGRFERISWDEALDTIARQLKYTIDTYGNDAIYYQYGSGTQGYKTDGPFASKRLLNMLGGFLPYYGNYSWGQIQFALPFTYGGGRPAAFGSFTSEIANAELLVMFGYNPAETRMSGGGEIYEHINAVNSKNIRTIIIDPRYTDTMLGKESEWIPIRPGTDAALVEAMAWVLINEKMVDEAFLEKFCVGYDEKTLPASAPKNGHYKAHILGQGADGIEKTPEWAAKITGIPAKKIIQLAREIGRAKPAYIIQGTGIQRQANGEQASRAICMLPILTGNIGLAGTNTGEMPGNYGFPVKTLPIGTNPIKTAIPFFKWTDAIHRHHEMTDKTDGLQGGSSLKNPIKFIWQYAGNITVNQHSDINRTKEILSDESLCEFILVFENHMTPTARFADILLPDITTIENHEVASNGYASGSMGAVIPLVPAIAPMYECRSAYDICTGIARRFGLEEQYTEGKTHEQWVAELYEQMRKEQPQVPTLEDLRRDGPYKQLAPKNIRIALEDFRKDSVKNPLGTPSGKIEIYSEQLATIAAEWELPEGDVVTPLPQYVTTWESHLDPLTAKYPLQLIGFHTKGRVHSTYHNVALLREAVTDAVWMNPADAEARGIKDGDMLKVWNDRGETRVPAKVSPRIMPGVAALAEGAWYTPGKDGVDRGGSFNVLTTQRNTPLSKGNPMHTNLVEIAKCHSGKKA; via the coding sequence ATGAAGAAACTTCTCGATAGTGCGCTGTCGTCTGCTATCAAACGCAGAACCTTTATGAAGTGGGGGACTGCTGCCGGCAGTGCCGCTGTCGTCGCTGGCAATGTACTTCCTCTGAAAGCCATGGCAGCGGATTCAGTGCAGGCAAAAGCCTCTGATGAGGGCTCTGATGAAAAGGTGACCTGGTCCGCCTGTATGGTGAACTGTGGCAGTCGCTGTCCTGTCCAGGTTCATACCAGAGATGGTGTTATCACCCATGTTGAGTCCGATAACCGGGGTGATGACATATACGGTGATCATCAGATCCGGGCCTGCCTGCGTGGTCGTTCCATCAAGCAGCGGGTATACAATCCTGATCGTCTGAAATACCCAATGAAGCGGGTGGGTAAGCGTGGAGAAGGCCGCTTTGAACGTATCAGCTGGGACGAGGCGCTGGACACCATTGCCAGACAATTGAAGTACACCATTGATACATACGGTAACGATGCGATCTATTACCAATACGGTTCGGGTACCCAGGGTTATAAAACCGATGGCCCTTTTGCCTCCAAGCGCCTGCTGAATATGTTGGGTGGTTTTCTTCCTTATTATGGTAACTACAGCTGGGGACAGATTCAGTTCGCTCTGCCGTTTACTTATGGTGGAGGACGCCCAGCGGCATTCGGCAGTTTCACCAGCGAAATTGCCAACGCTGAATTGCTGGTTATGTTTGGTTACAACCCGGCAGAAACCCGCATGAGTGGTGGTGGTGAAATCTATGAGCACATTAATGCTGTGAACAGCAAGAATATTCGCACGATCATCATTGACCCTCGTTATACCGACACCATGCTGGGCAAAGAGTCTGAGTGGATTCCAATCCGCCCGGGTACGGATGCTGCCCTGGTAGAAGCCATGGCATGGGTGCTGATCAACGAGAAGATGGTGGATGAAGCATTCCTCGAGAAGTTCTGCGTTGGTTATGATGAAAAAACACTGCCAGCCAGTGCGCCGAAGAATGGCCACTACAAAGCACACATTCTTGGACAGGGTGCTGATGGCATTGAGAAAACCCCGGAGTGGGCGGCAAAAATCACCGGTATTCCAGCGAAAAAAATCATTCAGCTGGCCCGGGAAATTGGCAGGGCAAAACCGGCTTACATTATTCAGGGTACCGGTATTCAGCGTCAGGCCAATGGTGAGCAAGCGAGTCGTGCCATCTGCATGTTGCCAATTCTGACCGGTAATATTGGCCTTGCCGGCACTAATACCGGAGAGATGCCAGGAAACTACGGCTTCCCGGTGAAAACCCTGCCGATTGGCACCAACCCGATCAAGACGGCCATTCCATTCTTCAAATGGACGGATGCAATTCACCGTCATCATGAAATGACGGATAAGACGGATGGCCTGCAGGGCGGTAGTTCGCTGAAAAATCCGATCAAGTTTATCTGGCAATATGCGGGCAACATCACGGTTAATCAGCATTCGGATATCAACCGGACAAAAGAGATCCTGTCGGATGAGAGCCTGTGTGAGTTCATCCTGGTATTCGAAAACCATATGACGCCTACCGCACGTTTTGCTGACATTCTGCTGCCGGATATCACCACCATCGAAAACCATGAAGTGGCCAGCAACGGTTATGCCTCCGGAAGCATGGGAGCCGTGATTCCGCTGGTGCCCGCTATTGCCCCGATGTACGAGTGCCGCAGTGCATACGACATCTGTACAGGTATTGCCAGACGCTTTGGCCTGGAAGAACAGTACACAGAAGGCAAGACCCATGAGCAGTGGGTGGCGGAACTGTATGAGCAGATGCGCAAAGAACAGCCTCAGGTCCCAACGCTGGAAGATCTGCGTCGCGACGGTCCCTACAAGCAGCTGGCACCGAAAAATATTCGTATCGCCCTGGAAGATTTCCGCAAAGATTCTGTGAAGAACCCGCTGGGCACACCATCCGGTAAAATAGAGATTTACTCCGAACAACTGGCGACCATTGCCGCTGAATGGGAACTGCCAGAAGGTGATGTGGTGACCCCGCTGCCACAGTACGTGACCACCTGGGAAAGCCATCTGGACCCGTTGACGGCAAAATATCCCCTGCAGTTAATTGGCTTTCACACCAAGGGCCGTGTGCACTCCACATACCATAACGTCGCTTTGCTGCGTGAAGCCGTAACGGATGCGGTGTGGATGAACCCGGCTGATGCCGAAGCCCGGGGAATCAAAGATGGTGACATGCTGAAAGTCTGGAATGACCGTGGCGAGACCCGGGTTCCGGCTAAAGTTAGCCCCCGGATTATGCCCGGTGTCGCCGCCCTGGCGGAAGGTGCCTGGTACACACCGGGTAAAGACGGTGTTGACCGTGGTGGTTCATTCAACGTACTGACCACTCAGCGTAATACGCCACTGTCCAAGGGTAACCCGATGCACACCAATCTGGTTGAAATTGCCAAATGCCATAGCGGTAAGAAAGCATAA
- a CDS encoding IS66 family transposase: MIPELPATMSAEILLKENAELRMRVACLEERCRELEEKVGKNSQNSSKPPSSDGYQKPCKNSNSPDHSDDLSADKGTDPSDEKPNPKSLRQSSGNKAGGKKGHQGTCLKQVDIPDYIEYLPVKECNKCQASLLDSEPVKYIERQVFEPGRPGEFEVTAHRAEVKICTCGCRNQAEFPEGVTAAAQYGSATQAMAVYLNQYHFLPFKRVSEYFNTLYKMSVSAGTVANFVARTYENLASTEEVIRDALRESSVAGADETGMRAEGSLHWLHVMRDEQWTLYYLSEKRGREAMDTMGILLTFAGVLVHDHWKSYFAYAATHVLCNAHHLRELLGVVDRDSNQLALRLMKLLRLSWHYCKGFKTIGMLQMPSVVCERIEKIYDRLLQRALMKEVVYMEKQREELKRKKVKNTKAYNLFKRLTEFKAETLRFMSDFTIPFDNNGSERDVRMAKLKQKISGCFRSADGGSMFARIRSYLSSARKQGMDIYQSLHRAVRNYCNMPLLSAE; encoded by the coding sequence ATGATTCCAGAACTACCCGCAACTATGTCGGCTGAGATTCTCTTGAAAGAGAATGCAGAGCTGCGGATGAGAGTTGCCTGTCTGGAAGAGCGATGTCGAGAATTGGAAGAAAAGGTTGGCAAGAACAGTCAAAACAGCAGCAAGCCGCCATCGTCTGATGGTTATCAAAAACCTTGTAAAAACAGTAATTCTCCAGATCATTCTGACGACCTTTCCGCAGATAAAGGTACCGATCCATCGGATGAAAAACCCAATCCTAAAAGTCTGAGACAGTCTTCTGGTAATAAAGCCGGTGGAAAGAAAGGGCATCAGGGCACTTGTCTTAAACAGGTCGATATCCCTGACTATATTGAGTACCTTCCGGTTAAAGAATGCAATAAATGTCAGGCGTCTCTTCTTGATAGTGAGCCGGTCAAATATATTGAACGACAGGTGTTTGAACCAGGGAGACCGGGTGAATTTGAAGTAACGGCCCATAGAGCTGAAGTAAAAATCTGCACTTGTGGTTGTCGGAATCAGGCTGAATTCCCGGAAGGTGTTACCGCTGCCGCACAATATGGCTCAGCCACACAGGCTATGGCCGTCTATCTTAACCAATACCATTTCCTGCCTTTTAAGCGCGTGTCAGAGTATTTTAATACTCTCTATAAAATGAGTGTAAGTGCAGGCACTGTCGCCAATTTTGTGGCCAGAACCTATGAAAATCTGGCTTCTACTGAAGAGGTTATTCGTGACGCCTTGCGGGAATCGTCTGTTGCCGGAGCCGATGAAACGGGTATGCGGGCCGAGGGCTCTTTGCACTGGCTACACGTTATGCGGGATGAACAATGGACGCTCTACTACTTGTCTGAAAAGCGAGGTCGTGAGGCCATGGACACGATGGGCATACTGCTAACATTTGCAGGCGTTCTGGTTCATGATCATTGGAAATCCTATTTTGCATATGCGGCAACTCACGTACTTTGCAATGCCCATCACCTGAGGGAGCTTTTGGGTGTTGTTGATAGGGACAGCAATCAACTGGCGTTGCGATTGATGAAGCTACTGAGGCTTTCCTGGCATTACTGCAAGGGCTTTAAGACCATAGGTATGCTACAGATGCCAAGTGTTGTCTGTGAACGAATCGAGAAGATTTATGACCGGTTGCTTCAGCGGGCTCTAATGAAAGAAGTCGTCTATATGGAGAAGCAACGAGAGGAGCTTAAGCGCAAGAAAGTCAAGAATACTAAAGCTTACAATCTCTTCAAACGACTCACTGAGTTCAAGGCTGAGACACTGCGCTTCATGTCAGATTTTACCATTCCCTTCGATAACAATGGCAGTGAGCGGGATGTTCGAATGGCCAAGTTAAAGCAGAAAATCTCAGGCTGCTTCAGGAGTGCAGACGGTGGTTCTATGTTTGCACGGATTCGCAGCTATTTGTCGTCTGCCAGAAAACAGGGAATGGACATATATCAATCACTTCATAGAGCTGTTCGGAATTACTGTAATATGCCTTTGCTCAGTGCTGAATAG